CATCTTGACCCCCATTTACTGTTTACTGTTTACTGATCACTGATTACTGTTTACTGATCACTGATCCTATCCCCGTTGTTTCAAACCGGTTTCAATAGCGGCAATGACTGTTTCTATGACTTTAACGCGAGCGAAATACTTATCATTTGCCGCCACAATCGTCCAGGGGGCGACGGGGGTGCTAGTACGGGCTACCATGTGATTAACTGCCACATGGTAGAGGGGCTGTTTTTCCCGATTGCGCCAATCTTCATCGGTGAGTTTATGTTGACGATAGGGGTTATTTTGGCGCTCGTTGAAGCGATTTAACTGTTCTTCGGGGCTAATATGTAACCAGAATTTGACTAAAACACAGCCTGAATGGGTTAATTGGGCCTCAAATTCGTTAATTTCTTGATATGCCCGTCGCCAATCCATATCTTTAGCGAATCCTTCCACTCTCTCCACCAAAACCCGTCCATACCAACTGCGATCGAATATACCGATAGTTTTGGCTGCGGGTAATTTGCGCCAGAAGCGCCAGAGATAATGATAGCGGTGTTCTTCCTCCGTCGGGGCAGCAAAGGCAATCACCTGATAACTGCGAGGATCGAGGGTATCGGTTAAGCGTTTGATCGCCCCTCCCTTACCGGCGGCATCCCACCCCTCAAACAGGACTAAAACGGGAATATTTGCCTGAAAAATCTTTAATTGCAGTTTTCTTAATTCTACCTGTGCCTGACGCAAACGGATTTTATAGTCTTCTTTTTCCAATTTGGCACTTAAGTCCACTCTCCCTAGATAATCGGGTTCCGTGGGCAGTAATTGGGCTTGGGGTGGTAGATTAGCAGGAGGTTCGATCGGTAATTGCCGCTGATCCAAAGCTTGAGCGATCGTACCGACTAATTGGGAGAGAACTTTTACCCGGGCCCAACGTTGACAGTTGCCCTCCACCAATATCCAAGGGGCGGCCCCCGTGCTAGTGTAGGTAATCATTTCCTCGGCCAAACTGGCATACTCATCATAACGTTTGGCCTGTTGCCAATCTTCCGGACGCACGCGCCAAGATTCTAGTTCATTTTCGGCGTATTCTTTGATGCGTGACTTTAATTCCTTTTGACTGAGGTGAATCCAGAATTTAGCGATCGCCACCCGATCATCAAATAATTGTCGCTCAAAGGTGTTGATATCGCGCATGACTAGGGGAATCTGGGAGGAGGGCAATTTGTTTAAGAGTCGATCCTCTAGTAGATGGGTGTACCAACTGTGATAAAAAATGCCGATACTGCCCTTTGCTGGCAGTTTTTGCCAAAATCGCCACAAAAACGG
This portion of the Microcystis aeruginosa NIES-2549 genome encodes:
- the pap gene encoding polyphosphate:AMP phosphotransferase is translated as MLSPLDLSLSLDKETYQSQIKDLMQQLRSLQKSCWECKLPVVVVLEGWAAAGKGTLVKKMVNYMDPRGFTVHPILTPSPQEESYPFLWRFWQKLPAKGSIGIFYHSWYTHLLEDRLLNKLPSSQIPLVMRDINTFERQLFDDRVAIAKFWIHLSQKELKSRIKEYAENELESWRVRPEDWQQAKRYDEYASLAEEMITYTSTGAAPWILVEGNCQRWARVKVLSQLVGTIAQALDQRQLPIEPPANLPPQAQLLPTEPDYLGRVDLSAKLEKEDYKIRLRQAQVELRKLQLKIFQANIPVLVLFEGWDAAGKGGAIKRLTDTLDPRSYQVIAFAAPTEEEHRYHYLWRFWRKLPAAKTIGIFDRSWYGRVLVERVEGFAKDMDWRRAYQEINEFEAQLTHSGCVLVKFWLHISPEEQLNRFNERQNNPYRQHKLTDEDWRNREKQPLYHVAVNHMVARTSTPVAPWTIVAANDKYFARVKVIETVIAAIETGLKQRG